A stretch of DNA from Tissierella sp.:
TATTCTTTAGCTGGTTTTTCTATAATTTCAATTTTATTATTTTCCTTCTTAGGTGTATTCAGTGCCTTAAATATTTCCATCATTTTAGCCATTTCTTTTATTTTATCATTATCCATTTTATTGTCGTTACTCATTAGTGGACCAATTAAGTTCATCAGAGAATTTGGATCTTTTAAGCCTTCTTGGTTGCTCATGACAGAGTTAAGCATAGTAAACATAGTTTTGTACTTATCCATATTTATAATTAAATCTATTACTGTTCCTACATTATTTACATCTGATTTAGGTACTTCCTTTTGTATAGTTCCTATTATTTTACTTATTCTTTCCTTATTGTTTGCAACAGGGATAGGTTTTTCCACATATCTATACTCATCATTTTGCATAAAATTAACCAATTCATTAATTTTAATTAATTTTTCAGTAAATAATATTGATTTATTTATCAAAGGTATGTAATCTTCGGGAAAATAAGGTCCTATTTTTTTTACAACATTAATTTTCTCAACAGTATACTTAGGGTTTAGTTCAATAGTATTTATAAACTTTCCAAATGTATTTAAGCTAGAGAATTCAATGTCTTTATTTTTTCCCATGAAAAGTATTATCATCATTATCAAGAATTTGTTTTCCAATATTAGCCCCCCTAAATTATAAGATATAATATTTAGTATATGCTAAAGCGAAGTAATAGTTACCCCTTGATTTAGTAATATATTTACTCATAACTTCATACAATAAAGATAAAAGAGAGGAGGTAATATAGTGAAAGATAAACATATAAAAAAAATAATTGATAATATTGAGGAGTATAATCCTAGTGAAGCGGAGGTATTAATGATTGGCAATTTTGCAGATAAGTACAAAGATAAATCGGAAGAAGATATATTTGTTGAGATAATAAAAGTAAAGAGTGAAATGGAGGATCAAATTAGTGAGGAACAATTTGAGACAATACTTAGCAAATTAGATAGTATTAGACCAATGTTATCAGATGAACAGAATGAAAAATTGGATAAGGTTTTAGAAATGCTGAATAATAACAAATAATTTAAAAAAATGGATCTTTTAAGATCCATTTTTTTAAATTATTCTAGGTTAATTTACAAATGTAGGAAATGGACATTAAGCTATATTGGTGTTATAATTTATATACATTATGTAAACCTAAGGAGGTTTTTATGAAATTTAATAGTAAAGTTAAAATACTTTTATGTATAATTATTTCAATAGTAATATTATTAGTTGGATTATACTTTTTCAAAGCTAAGAGCAAAGCTGAAGAGATTAGCTATCCATTGTTTCTAAATCATGTAGAAAAGGGCTTGGTTGATGAAGTTTTACTATCCAATAGCGGGAAGATAAAGGTAAAACTTAAGAATGGGAACGATATTATCACTGATAACCCTAGAACTGAGAATTTTAAAGAGGAACTGCTATTATATAATGTAAAAGTCATAGAGAATGAAATTACTTTAAATGAAGGGATTCCTATTATATTACTAGTAGCAGGAATGGGTTTAATGGCATATTATCTAAATAAAAATACATCTAAGCAAGCTGAAAAAGAAATGTCAGATATGTCAAAGATGGATGCGTTAAATTCCTCCACTACAATAAATTTCAAAGATGTGGCAGGGAACGAAGAGGCTAAAGAATCTTTAATGGATATGGTTGATTTTATAAAGAATCCAGAAGTATATAATAACTATGGAGCAAGATTGCCTAGAGGGGTACTACTATATGGAGCACCAGGAACAGGAAAAACACTTTTAGCGAAAGCTATGGCAGGAGAAGCAGGAGTACCATTTTATGCTGTATCAGGCTCAGATTTTGTACAAGTATATGCAGGAGTTGGTGCTAGTCGTATAAGAGAACTATTTAAGAAGGCAAAAGAAACTGGTAAATCAGTTATTTTTATTGATGAGATTGATTCTCTTGGGAAAAAGAGAAAATCCGGTGATAATCCTTCAGGTAGTGAAGAAGGGGATAGAACTCTAAATGCTTTGTTAACAGAGATGTCAGGATTTAATGAAAATGATGGTATAATTGTTGTAGCTGCAACTAATAGAATAGACATACTAGATGAAGCTTTACTTAGACCAGGGAGATTTGATAGACAAGTGGAAGTTTCTTTACCAGATGTTAATGGTAGATTTAAAATACTAGAACTGCATAGTAAGAATAAACCTGTTGCAAAGAATGTAGATTTGAAAAAATTAGCTTTGGAGACTATATATTTTAGTGGTGCTAAACTAGAAAATCTAATGAATGAATCTGCAATTATTGCAGTAAAAGAAAAATCAAAAGAAATAACAAAGGATCATATTAACAAAGCCTATTATTCTGTTTTAGTCGGGGATGAAAAGAAAGATAGATCTGGAATAAGCCATATAGATAAAGAAATAACAGCTTACCATGAAGCTGGACATGCTTTAGTTGCCAAACTAATAGCAAAAGACAATAGGGTAACTAAGGTGAGTATAATACCTAGTACAAGGGGAATGGGAGGATTTAGCTTAAATATTCCTCCTGATAAGATGTATCAAACCAAGAAAGACATAATATCAAGTATAATGATAGCACTTGGTGGAAGGGCAGCCGAAGAGATTATATATAGTAAAGAAGATATAACTACAGGTGCTTCATCTGATTTGGAAAAAGCTACAGATATGACTTTATCCATGATTGGAGTATATGGAATGGATGAGACTATAGGACTCTTGAACTATAATGTATTATCTAATAAAAATCTTGATGATGGAGCATTGCTAATCAGAGCTAAAGAAATTTTAGATAATCTTTACTCAGAAACAATCACTCTTTTAATGAATCATAGAAAAGAACTAGAGTCATTGACAATCAATCTTATAGAAAAAGAAGTATTAAATGAGGAAGAAATAAACAACATACTTTCCAAGATATAG
This window harbors:
- a CDS encoding ATP-dependent metallopeptidase FtsH/Yme1/Tma family protein; its protein translation is MKFNSKVKILLCIIISIVILLVGLYFFKAKSKAEEISYPLFLNHVEKGLVDEVLLSNSGKIKVKLKNGNDIITDNPRTENFKEELLLYNVKVIENEITLNEGIPIILLVAGMGLMAYYLNKNTSKQAEKEMSDMSKMDALNSSTTINFKDVAGNEEAKESLMDMVDFIKNPEVYNNYGARLPRGVLLYGAPGTGKTLLAKAMAGEAGVPFYAVSGSDFVQVYAGVGASRIRELFKKAKETGKSVIFIDEIDSLGKKRKSGDNPSGSEEGDRTLNALLTEMSGFNENDGIIVVAATNRIDILDEALLRPGRFDRQVEVSLPDVNGRFKILELHSKNKPVAKNVDLKKLALETIYFSGAKLENLMNESAIIAVKEKSKEITKDHINKAYYSVLVGDEKKDRSGISHIDKEITAYHEAGHALVAKLIAKDNRVTKVSIIPSTRGMGGFSLNIPPDKMYQTKKDIISSIMIALGGRAAEEIIYSKEDITTGASSDLEKATDMTLSMIGVYGMDETIGLLNYNVLSNKNLDDGALLIRAKEILDNLYSETITLLMNHRKELESLTINLIEKEVLNEEEINNILSKI